Proteins co-encoded in one Pseudomonadota bacterium genomic window:
- a CDS encoding DUF502 domain-containing protein, with amino-acid sequence MNHRNWKSKMKPISKTFLKGLIAIIPITLTLYLLFWLAGTAELALGNIFRFFFPDSWYIKGLGFVLGLAVVFFVGGFLESQIFRRRFHNIEQLVIQIPVVKTIYTAIRDFISLFSSEQKGKFKQVVLVNVPPGNRQQIGFITVSDFEEFSYTFIAENQVAVFLPFSYQMGGNTVIIARENVVEIDMSVEDALRFVATAGVIGSVNDKKTKS; translated from the coding sequence ATGAATCACCGTAATTGGAAATCAAAAATGAAGCCGATCAGTAAAACCTTTCTCAAAGGGTTAATCGCTATTATTCCCATTACACTCACCCTTTATTTGCTCTTCTGGCTTGCCGGCACTGCAGAATTGGCGCTGGGAAATATCTTCAGGTTTTTCTTCCCCGACAGTTGGTACATAAAAGGCTTGGGGTTTGTTTTAGGTCTTGCTGTAGTGTTTTTTGTCGGAGGCTTTCTGGAGTCCCAAATTTTCCGCAGGCGGTTCCATAACATTGAACAACTTGTGATCCAGATTCCCGTTGTTAAAACCATATATACAGCAATACGCGATTTTATTTCTCTCTTCTCCAGCGAACAGAAAGGAAAATTTAAACAAGTAGTTTTGGTTAATGTGCCTCCCGGCAATCGTCAACAGATAGGATTTATTACAGTTTCGGATTTTGAGGAGTTTTCATATACTTTTATTGCCGAAAACCAGGTTGCCGTATTTCTGCCGTTCAGTTATCAGATGGGTGGAAACACGGTCATTATTGCACGGGAAAATGTCGTAGAAATAGATATGTCTGTTGAGGATGCTCTGCGTTTTGTCGCAACAGCTGGCGTTATAGGCAGTGTTAATGATAAAAAAACTAAAAGTTAA